The following coding sequences lie in one Benincasa hispida cultivar B227 chromosome 6, ASM972705v1, whole genome shotgun sequence genomic window:
- the LOC120079257 gene encoding probable pectinesterase 66, which translates to MLLLAPFLLLVTLFNATVFGFEAVNHARTFDLIVQSVVVVDKSGRGNVHTVQSAIDSVPPNNIQWIKIQINSGVYKEKVTIPQEKPFIYLEGAGRSNTVITFNDHQQTDTSATFTSYPPNIIARGITFENSFNLAEAPEIFVPNDGTFFTQALAARIYGDKSAFFSCGFKGFQDTLWDVRGRHFFHACYIEGAIDFIFGSGQSVYKNCLINVNVAKLPQVNQGFITAQGRKSATDPSGFVFKRCTITGSGKALLGRAYGPFSRVIFEDAIMGTVVAPDGWDAWNFKGQEQNFMYVEENSTGPGSSTSMRVPWARTLDASQLRRFSVESFINQDRWIPTLP; encoded by the exons atgcTGCTACTAGCTCCATTTCTCTTGCTCGTCACCCTTTTTAATGCTACTGTTTTTGGTTTTGAAGCTGTGAATCATGCAAGAACTTTTGACCTTATAGTTCAATCCGTCGTCGTTGTTGACAAATCGGGCAGAGGCAATGTCCATACCGTTCAATCAGCCATCGACTCAGTTCCACCTAACAACATCCAATGGATTAAGATTCAAATCAATTCTGGTGTCTAcaa AGAAAAGGTGACAATCCCACAAGAAAAACCTTTCATTTATCTCGAAGGAGCCGGCCGCAGTAATACAGTTATCACGTTCAACGATCATCAACAAACAGATACTAGTGCTACATTTACTTCATATCCTCCTAACATTATTGCGAGAGGCATTACTTTTGAG AACTCCTTCAACCTTGCAGAAGCTCCAGAGATATTTGTTCCTAATGATGGAACTTTCTTTACACAAGCATTAGCAGCAAGAATCTACGGTGACAAATCGGCGTTTTTCAGTTGTGGATTCAAAGGGTTTCAAGACACATTATGGGATGTACGAGGTCGCCATTTCTTCCATGCTTGCTACATTGAAGGAGCCATAGATTTCATATTTGGTAGTGGCCAATCAGTTTATAAG AACTGTTTGATAAATGTTAATGTTGCAAAACTCCCTCAAGTCAACCAAGGGTTCATTACTGCACAAGGTCGAAAATCAGCAACAGATCCAAGCGGATTTGTATTTAAACGGTGCACCATAACGGGTAGTGGCAAAGCTTTGTTGGGGAGAGCATATGGTCCATTTTCCAGAGTTATATTTGAAGATGCTATAATGGGTACAGTGGTAGCACCAGACGGATGGGATGCCTGGAACTTCAAGGGCCAAGA GCAAAATTTTATGTACGTCGAGGAGAATAGTACAGGGCCAGGATCTTCCACTTCCATGAGAGTTCCATGGGCAAGGACGCTTGATGCCTCGCAACTAAGACGCTTCTCGGTGGAATCTTTCATTAACCAAGATAGGTGGATTCCCACACTCCCTTGA